A single region of the Desulfovibrio desulfuricans DSM 642 genome encodes:
- a CDS encoding CgeB family protein, which translates to MMKQTETPHFLAVYSEHSVHQGQTAQQSGIPDDIEVRLGERVFHMLRPGGAERETAVVTGQMQELQRDCLPVLLGCGLGHALRQVLQCVDGPVAVVEKEAGLQAITGVLQSLPTNLRERITLITSPSHQDALTELTHWQMLHGGLRLLPLALPFYLRLDRDYYGSLQKDLLASARFDFWSRAAGPRFAGASPRVLLLTSKYFLMGEIEGACRKLGIEYKLVVIRDEAVARADFVQQLLEAVVAFRPDCCITLNHMGVDVEGVLMDLLARLQLPLASWFVDNPHLIIHLYSRCVSPWTTLFTWDSDNISSLRAAGFEHVFYLPLGTDPDRFHPSRGASAPAAWKADISFVGNSMVYKVGGRLKNGHFPRPLLLSFYAVAQEFMDSHHRSVADFLRDCQPEAYAHYQALPDNEAKLAYETAVTWQATRLYRNGCVRRLLPLRPLIVGDAGWQKVEFRHEPLQPRYLDALSYYTELPLFYGHSAINFNCTSKQMKGAVNQRVFDVPAAGSFVLTDWREQMEQLFEPHEIVCYHEPDEAPELARHYLARPTERRRITQAARQRVLACHTWQHRLQTMLERMREVYGTPAARQAVRG; encoded by the coding sequence ATGATGAAGCAGACTGAAACGCCGCATTTTCTGGCGGTGTATTCCGAGCATTCCGTACATCAGGGCCAGACCGCACAACAATCCGGGATACCAGACGATATTGAAGTCAGGCTGGGCGAGCGTGTTTTTCACATGCTGCGCCCCGGCGGCGCTGAGCGTGAAACCGCGGTTGTAACCGGGCAGATGCAGGAATTGCAGCGCGATTGCCTGCCAGTTCTGCTTGGCTGCGGCCTTGGGCATGCACTGCGCCAGGTATTGCAGTGCGTTGACGGGCCTGTGGCCGTGGTGGAAAAGGAAGCCGGGCTTCAGGCCATCACAGGTGTGCTGCAAAGCCTGCCGACCAACCTGCGTGAGCGCATTACGCTCATCACCAGCCCGAGCCATCAGGATGCCCTTACGGAGTTGACCCACTGGCAGATGCTCCACGGCGGCCTGCGTCTTCTGCCTCTGGCCCTGCCCTTTTATCTGCGCCTTGACCGCGATTATTACGGTTCCCTGCAAAAAGATCTGCTCGCCAGCGCCAGGTTTGACTTCTGGAGCCGCGCCGCTGGGCCGCGCTTTGCCGGTGCAAGCCCCCGCGTGCTGCTGCTGACCAGCAAATACTTCCTCATGGGTGAAATCGAGGGCGCATGCCGCAAGCTTGGCATTGAATACAAGCTGGTGGTCATCCGCGATGAAGCCGTGGCCCGCGCGGATTTTGTGCAGCAGCTGCTGGAAGCCGTGGTTGCTTTCAGGCCGGACTGCTGTATTACGCTCAACCATATGGGCGTGGACGTAGAGGGTGTGCTCATGGACCTGCTGGCCCGTTTGCAGCTGCCCCTGGCCTCATGGTTTGTGGACAATCCCCACCTCATTATCCATCTGTACTCCCGTTGCGTCAGCCCCTGGACGACCCTGTTCACCTGGGATTCTGACAATATTTCATCCCTGCGCGCGGCGGGTTTTGAGCATGTGTTCTACCTGCCTCTGGGCACAGACCCGGATCGCTTTCACCCCTCCAGGGGCGCATCCGCACCAGCCGCATGGAAGGCAGATATTTCCTTTGTGGGCAATTCCATGGTCTACAAGGTTGGCGGCAGGCTGAAAAACGGGCATTTTCCCCGCCCGCTGCTGCTCTCCTTTTACGCCGTGGCCCAGGAGTTCATGGACAGCCACCACCGCTCGGTTGCTGATTTTCTGCGCGACTGCCAGCCAGAAGCCTATGCTCACTACCAGGCCCTGCCGGACAACGAAGCCAAACTGGCCTATGAAACCGCTGTCACCTGGCAGGCCACCCGTTTGTACCGCAATGGCTGCGTGCGGCGTCTGCTGCCGCTGCGCCCGCTTATTGTGGGCGATGCAGGCTGGCAGAAGGTGGAATTTCGCCACGAGCCCCTGCAACCCCGCTATCTGGACGCCCTGAGCTATTACACGGAACTGCCCCTCTTTTACGGGCACTCAGCCATCAACTTCAACTGCACCAGCAAGCAGATGAAGGGCGCGGTCAACCAGAGGGTATTTGACGTGCCCGCCGCAGGCAGTTTTGTGCTTACCGACTGGCGCGAGCAGATGGAGCAGCTTTTTGAGCCGCACGAAATCGTCTGTTACCATGAGCCGGATGAAGCCCCTGAACTGGCGCGCCACTACCTCGCCCGCCCAACTGAGCGCCGCCGCATTACGCAGGCGGCCCGGCAGCGTGTGCTTGCCTGTCACACATGGCAACACAGGCTGCAGACCATGCTGGAACGCATGCGCGAGGTTTACGGCACACCTGCGGCCCGTCAGGCCGTCCGGGGCTGA
- a CDS encoding flagellar hook protein FlgE — translation MSLSSSMWASVSGLMAHGNKMNIVGNNIANVSTLAYKGQRADFSDYLYTDSGSVSGTTQIGQGVSTYAVLGDYSQGSLESTNSGSDLAISGNGYFKVRKQDSEQAYYSRAGDFYFNNKRELQNPQGLLLQGWEVDNDSSSVVFNSGSTTTSSSSASTTAYIGSGSPKDIVLDSWNLPPKLTQSVSFTMQLSNDVGMDKTTSTTSPMTALFDQWDGTKKTPLADTAYAASSPITVYDEGGTKHQLTVYYDKVDTSNSSYKVNNLPSGYTMYEYIVTVPPSEDNRTYGGTTPVTYDSSGNPILPADSQTFQGTKKAGMLMTGQLIFNISGQIVNQTAYTYGAQDTATADMQCALNPALSTSWQPTKISNNGLPVFNANFSGSALSNSVSEVSSYGGSNHSLAEKTIIELDLGLRDTSTTPWNNSTNTLDDLKVVPPVAPATQGTIDYNTAPSTMSTTVRKNGASIVTSGNSLVQSSKADGYASGVLNNFNIDANGIIYGKYDNNETLALYQISMYDFDNLQGLYREGNNLYSETKESGFARQGVAGDNGFGSIKAYNIEQSNVDMSREFVQMISTQRGFQANSKTITTVDNMLETVIGMKR, via the coding sequence ATGAGTCTCTCATCCAGCATGTGGGCAAGCGTTTCCGGCCTTATGGCGCACGGGAACAAAATGAACATCGTCGGCAACAACATCGCCAACGTCAGCACCCTGGCATACAAAGGCCAGCGCGCGGACTTCAGCGACTATCTCTACACCGACAGCGGCAGCGTCAGCGGCACCACCCAGATTGGGCAGGGCGTCAGCACATACGCGGTGCTCGGCGACTACTCGCAGGGTTCTCTTGAATCCACCAACTCAGGATCAGACCTTGCTATTTCTGGCAACGGGTACTTCAAAGTTCGCAAGCAAGACAGTGAGCAGGCGTACTACTCCCGTGCCGGTGATTTCTATTTCAACAACAAGCGCGAACTGCAGAATCCTCAGGGCTTGCTTCTTCAGGGCTGGGAAGTTGACAATGACAGTTCTTCTGTTGTTTTCAACTCTGGTTCTACAACTACCAGCAGCAGTTCAGCCTCAACAACTGCATACATTGGCAGTGGTTCGCCCAAGGATATCGTGCTTGACAGCTGGAACCTTCCTCCCAAGCTCACACAGAGTGTTTCTTTCACCATGCAGTTGTCGAACGACGTCGGCATGGACAAAACCACCAGTACTACTAGCCCCATGACAGCGCTGTTCGACCAGTGGGACGGCACCAAGAAGACACCTCTTGCCGACACAGCATATGCAGCCAGTTCCCCCATTACCGTCTATGACGAGGGCGGCACAAAGCATCAGCTCACGGTCTACTACGACAAGGTTGACACCAGCAACAGCTCGTACAAAGTTAATAACCTGCCTTCCGGCTACACAATGTACGAATATATTGTGACGGTTCCTCCGTCAGAAGACAACCGGACATATGGCGGCACCACGCCGGTGACGTACGATTCTTCTGGTAATCCGATTCTTCCGGCAGACAGTCAGACATTTCAGGGCACCAAAAAGGCCGGTATGCTCATGACCGGACAACTGATATTCAACATCAGTGGACAGATTGTCAACCAGACTGCCTATACGTATGGCGCTCAGGATACCGCTACCGCTGATATGCAGTGCGCCCTTAATCCTGCGCTTTCCACTTCATGGCAACCGACCAAGATTTCCAACAATGGCCTGCCTGTGTTCAACGCCAACTTCTCAGGCTCGGCCCTCAGCAACAGCGTATCCGAGGTTTCATCCTACGGCGGCAGCAATCACAGCCTCGCTGAGAAAACCATCATCGAGTTGGACCTGGGCCTGAGGGATACAAGTACCACTCCGTGGAACAATTCAACCAACACTTTGGATGATTTAAAAGTTGTCCCCCCAGTTGCGCCTGCCACTCAGGGCACCATTGACTACAATACCGCCCCGAGCACCATGTCTACAACTGTGCGCAAAAACGGCGCCTCGATCGTGACAAGCGGTAATTCACTTGTACAGTCATCAAAAGCTGATGGGTATGCATCAGGCGTACTCAACAACTTCAATATTGATGCTAACGGCATAATTTACGGCAAATACGACAACAACGAGACATTGGCCCTGTACCAGATTTCCATGTATGACTTTGACAACCTGCAAGGTTTGTACAGAGAAGGAAACAACCTTTACTCTGAAACAAAAGAATCTGGATTTGCCCGGCAGGGCGTAGCAGGCGATAATGGCTTTGGCAGCATCAAGGCCTACAATATTGAACAGTCCAACGTGGACATGTCGCGCGAGTTCGTGCAGATGATTTCTACACAGCGCGGCTTCCAGGCCAACTCAAAGACCATCACCACGGTGGACAACATGCTGGAAACTGTTATCGGCATGAAGCGGTAA
- a CDS encoding glycosyltransferase family 9 protein: MAADPILVLQLHRMGDLILTFPLLIRLRQLWPHNPLWVVAEPAFFQQLMPLAPEAVFFPPSHCQELARQKYAAAINLSSSPVAAQLMARLESPLKLGPVADSDGLRVQGFWQLYRAALTQNNHANAFHWADLHLLDLSPAPNLAVVGHSRPKPAGTRRVGLVLGASEAAKRPDAAFWARLAMRLAAADMAPVFLGGKAEQELGDEVAHRSGLAQANLCGKLALREVAALMGTLDLCITPDTGPMHLADYLGVPVLNLSMGPVHARETGPSAPGQWVLRAAMSCVGCWQCRRSRLFCKQAFMPASVTQLALQIHQELATGKPCCKAAGDGLTLYRTGRDALGLHTLKPYPEPRGNSCRPQLEDVWQAAFLFLYDPGQQTLLRQRLTRLHAGHPALAGRLAARLAHLCGLCSDHLKKRTPLPDDFWRVQPGMIRLFTGHLHMFLQNEGFSEQGWRTAVHRLAALAPVFANPAS, translated from the coding sequence ATGGCTGCTGATCCGATTCTGGTGCTGCAACTGCACCGCATGGGTGACCTGATCCTCACCTTTCCCCTGCTTATCCGCCTGCGCCAGCTTTGGCCCCACAATCCCCTGTGGGTCGTTGCAGAACCGGCTTTTTTTCAGCAGCTCATGCCGCTTGCGCCGGAAGCAGTATTTTTTCCCCCTTCGCACTGCCAGGAGCTTGCCCGCCAAAAATACGCGGCGGCGATCAATCTGAGCAGCAGTCCGGTCGCGGCCCAGCTTATGGCGCGACTTGAGTCTCCCCTCAAGCTTGGGCCTGTGGCCGACAGCGATGGATTACGCGTTCAGGGCTTCTGGCAATTGTACCGCGCGGCCCTGACGCAGAATAACCACGCCAATGCCTTTCACTGGGCCGACCTGCACCTGCTGGATCTTTCCCCCGCTCCCAACCTTGCCGTAGTGGGGCATTCGCGCCCCAAACCCGCAGGAACGCGCCGCGTTGGGCTGGTGCTGGGCGCAAGCGAAGCAGCCAAAAGGCCGGATGCGGCCTTCTGGGCGCGGCTTGCCATGCGCCTTGCGGCGGCAGATATGGCCCCGGTTTTTCTGGGCGGCAAGGCCGAGCAGGAACTGGGCGATGAAGTGGCGCACCGTTCCGGCCTTGCGCAGGCAAACCTGTGCGGCAAGCTTGCCCTGCGCGAGGTTGCCGCCCTCATGGGCACGCTTGACCTGTGCATAACGCCTGACACAGGCCCCATGCACCTTGCCGATTACCTTGGCGTACCTGTGCTCAATCTCTCAATGGGGCCGGTACACGCCCGCGAAACAGGCCCATCCGCACCCGGGCAGTGGGTGCTTCGCGCCGCCATGAGCTGCGTGGGCTGCTGGCAGTGCAGACGCAGCCGTCTTTTTTGCAAACAGGCGTTCATGCCCGCTTCTGTAACCCAGCTTGCTCTGCAAATTCATCAGGAGCTTGCCACCGGCAAACCCTGCTGCAAGGCCGCAGGCGATGGCCTTACGCTTTACCGAACCGGGCGTGACGCTCTTGGCCTGCATACCTTGAAACCCTACCCTGAGCCACGCGGCAATTCCTGTCGCCCCCAGCTCGAAGACGTATGGCAGGCTGCTTTTCTTTTTCTGTATGATCCAGGCCAGCAAACCCTGCTGCGCCAGCGGCTGACCCGCCTTCATGCGGGACATCCCGCACTTGCTGGACGCCTTGCCGCCCGCCTTGCCCACCTTTGTGGCCTGTGCAGCGATCACCTGAAAAAACGCACTCCCCTGCCCGATGATTTCTGGCGCGTTCAGCCCGGCATGATACGGCTGTTCACCGGGCACCTGCACATGTTTTTGCAAAATGAAGGTTTCAGCGAGCAGGGCTGGCGCACAGCAGTGCACAGGCTTGCCGCCCTGGCTCCGGTTTTTGCCAATCCTGCCTCCTAG
- a CDS encoding FapA family protein: MVQYYLRHYFNPDFDYLNLKPSGDNGKSDVYSLGYVQNVIAGQVLAELVPLDASGPKVDQRFILENEAFPMGGNTRVDPRHPNYLLAAAKGYVFYLNGKITVKTLLNVRQDVSFQTGNIFFVGDMAVHGSVRAGFSVQGNNVRIMGMVEGGVVRARRDLMIDGGVRGGAGKHSKVDAGDKLMTPFLESVDARARGNMVIEKTCLYSTVYAGSNMVVRDKLYGGTTNAYGSVYVGGQLGNKAALATKVYLGYDPLSIRQLEKIDKIIAQLSQTITHLNAIAGHLPPETNDASRKLQALRLQRRQLINRRDELWSRLAQDENYMQNCRLLCQGTVYPGVEISIGRAFMVVERIYQCTLFRLVDNEIIAEPMQPSHMSPK, from the coding sequence ATGGTGCAATACTATCTGAGGCATTACTTCAATCCCGATTTCGATTATCTCAATCTCAAACCGAGTGGAGATAATGGGAAGTCCGATGTATACAGTCTGGGCTACGTCCAGAATGTTATCGCCGGGCAGGTACTGGCTGAGCTTGTGCCTCTGGACGCCTCCGGGCCCAAGGTTGATCAGCGCTTCATCCTTGAAAATGAAGCCTTCCCCATGGGTGGCAACACCCGCGTAGATCCGCGCCATCCCAACTATCTGCTTGCCGCCGCCAAGGGCTATGTTTTTTACCTTAACGGCAAAATTACCGTAAAGACCCTGCTCAACGTGCGTCAGGACGTGAGCTTTCAGACCGGCAACATCTTTTTTGTGGGCGATATGGCCGTGCACGGTTCTGTGCGCGCCGGATTTTCCGTTCAGGGCAACAACGTGCGCATCATGGGCATGGTTGAAGGCGGCGTTGTGCGAGCCCGCCGCGATCTCATGATTGATGGCGGGGTGCGCGGCGGCGCAGGCAAGCACAGCAAGGTTGATGCTGGCGACAAGCTCATGACCCCCTTTCTGGAAAGCGTGGACGCCCGTGCGCGCGGCAACATGGTTATTGAAAAAACCTGTCTGTACAGCACAGTATACGCCGGCAGCAACATGGTTGTGCGCGACAAGCTCTACGGCGGCACTACTAACGCCTACGGCAGCGTTTACGTGGGCGGCCAGCTTGGCAACAAGGCGGCCCTGGCCACCAAGGTTTATCTGGGGTACGACCCCCTGAGCATCCGCCAGCTGGAAAAAATTGACAAAATTATCGCTCAGTTGTCGCAAACCATCACCCACCTCAATGCCATTGCCGGGCATCTGCCGCCCGAAACCAACGATGCGTCCCGCAAGCTGCAAGCCTTGCGGCTACAGCGCAGGCAACTCATCAACAGGCGCGACGAACTGTGGAGCAGACTGGCCCAGGACGAAAACTATATGCAGAACTGCCGCCTGCTCTGCCAGGGCACCGTATACCCCGGTGTGGAAATCTCCATCGGACGCGCGTTTATGGTTGTTGAGCGCATATACCAGTGCACGCTGTTCCGCCTGGTGGACAATGAAATCATTGCGGAACCCATGCAGCCCTCGCATATGAGTCCCAAATGA
- a CDS encoding flagellar hook-length control protein FliK, whose translation MQIIPTSVSTNQTLWNAANNNRPNDERTSSFMDALNSSLKAVEEADASADVFEGKSESKPSTPFTPTARAAAQVQSPYSRNTSNGVTYTLNEVCFTKQEVQDMHSKLIKAGAAPESLTKLAALAEMPDGATLAQITASVKGGGIPVLTDEDKANITSLLKKIDPSGVLDTNVQAMMLQGNTQQAFNTISSFVNKLDPAGTLEVSQGEAISLGRGLGLGTANLQTLANNFGNSASITCLNEQFGTLMAPVTDFFTTQAAAQKTLDTALKTTLQPIISKARARTEQEKQASSLRDRTVQQSKALIDKTVQKKSSNILGETLEAGQKAEPGDIKIAAQSEAIGKDATATKHEGDRTTAENKATVTQRMPAERTADSTAAKQSNTQAAQQSGSQTASRASSQADVQTGKTAAQNNVLPSSQSDKTPAANQIHAQSATQQAAVLDDKGQKNADSNSGQSESDKDQKGKSAWGDLLGKVDTQSAAVTGRGSTPAYAAAQAMQAAHAAQNTSDVQDPSAVAPIGRQVAQQVEQGMLSTVKGGGTRLDLQLNPQELGSITVSLSVRNGEVSAVIRSEKSETNDMISRQVDAIRMNLEQQGLKVDKLEVRQETRQEQNSASWQDFNQHNSRQEEDARREELSRLKNLATVRNSSSNMNISTLEQPVHSLGNTARYATSNLNVVA comes from the coding sequence ATGCAGATTATTCCCACAAGCGTAAGCACCAACCAAACGCTTTGGAACGCCGCCAACAACAACCGCCCCAATGACGAGCGGACGTCTTCCTTTATGGACGCCCTCAACTCCAGTCTGAAGGCCGTTGAAGAGGCTGACGCATCTGCCGATGTCTTTGAGGGCAAGTCAGAATCCAAGCCCAGTACTCCTTTTACGCCCACCGCAAGAGCTGCCGCGCAGGTACAAAGCCCTTATTCGCGCAACACCAGCAACGGCGTTACCTACACGCTGAACGAAGTCTGTTTTACCAAGCAGGAAGTGCAGGATATGCACAGCAAGCTCATCAAGGCTGGCGCTGCGCCTGAAAGCCTTACCAAGCTTGCGGCCCTGGCAGAAATGCCTGACGGCGCAACCCTCGCGCAGATCACTGCCAGCGTTAAGGGCGGCGGCATCCCTGTTCTCACTGATGAGGACAAGGCCAACATCACCTCGCTGCTTAAAAAGATCGACCCCTCTGGCGTTCTGGATACCAATGTTCAGGCCATGATGTTGCAGGGCAACACACAGCAGGCATTCAACACCATATCGTCCTTTGTGAACAAGCTTGACCCGGCGGGCACCCTTGAAGTGAGCCAGGGTGAGGCCATCTCGCTTGGGCGCGGCCTTGGGCTTGGCACTGCCAACCTGCAAACCCTGGCCAACAACTTTGGCAACAGCGCCTCCATCACCTGCCTGAACGAACAGTTCGGCACGCTTATGGCTCCGGTGACAGATTTTTTCACCACGCAGGCCGCTGCGCAAAAAACTCTTGATACTGCCCTCAAAACCACGTTGCAGCCCATTATCAGCAAGGCACGGGCGCGCACGGAACAAGAGAAGCAGGCCAGTTCGCTGCGCGACCGCACGGTGCAACAGAGCAAGGCTCTCATAGACAAAACCGTTCAGAAAAAAAGCAGCAATATTCTTGGTGAAACCCTTGAAGCAGGTCAGAAGGCCGAGCCGGGCGATATCAAGATCGCTGCGCAGAGCGAAGCCATCGGCAAGGATGCGACCGCCACAAAGCATGAAGGGGATCGCACCACAGCCGAGAACAAGGCCACAGTGACCCAGCGCATGCCAGCAGAAAGAACTGCCGACAGCACAGCCGCGAAGCAGTCAAACACGCAGGCGGCGCAACAGTCTGGTTCGCAGACAGCTTCTCGCGCAAGTTCGCAGGCAGACGTGCAAACGGGTAAGACAGCTGCGCAAAACAATGTGCTGCCATCTTCGCAATCGGACAAAACTCCCGCAGCCAACCAGATTCACGCGCAGTCTGCCACTCAGCAGGCCGCCGTTCTGGACGACAAGGGTCAGAAGAATGCTGACAGCAATTCCGGACAGAGCGAATCTGACAAGGATCAAAAGGGCAAGTCTGCGTGGGGCGATCTGCTGGGCAAGGTAGACACGCAATCCGCTGCTGTTACAGGGCGCGGCTCCACTCCCGCCTACGCGGCAGCACAGGCCATGCAAGCTGCCCATGCAGCCCAAAACACATCTGACGTGCAGGATCCCTCAGCCGTTGCCCCCATCGGGCGGCAGGTGGCGCAGCAGGTTGAACAGGGCATGCTTTCAACCGTCAAGGGCGGCGGCACCCGGCTTGACCTGCAACTTAATCCGCAGGAGCTGGGATCCATCACGGTTTCCCTTTCGGTACGCAATGGCGAAGTCAGCGCGGTGATCCGTTCTGAAAAGTCGGAAACCAACGACATGATCAGCCGTCAGGTGGATGCAATCCGCATGAATCTTGAGCAGCAGGGCCTCAAGGTAGACAAGCTCGAAGTGCGGCAGGAAACGCGGCAAGAGCAGAACAGCGCATCCTGGCAGGATTTCAACCAGCACAATTCCCGGCAGGAAGAAGATGCCCGCAGGGAAGAACTTTCCCGGCTGAAGAATCTTGCAACAGTGCGAAATTCCAGCTCAAACATGAATATTTCAACTTTGGAACAGCCTGTGCATTCTCTTGGTAACACGGCAAGATATGCCACCAGCAACCTCAACGTGGTTGCCTGA
- a CDS encoding flagellar hook assembly protein FlgD, which produces MASSVSSAITQANNEFNAVVGKQKNGANLDKNAFMLLLVTQFKYQDPLNPMDDKEFVSQMAQFSSLEQLINLNTSMGSLTDATNNEQMINATSYIGKQVTVSGNSIGKVTDATAKTTSITKFRFAPNDAVASGTITVRDAENNVIYTEAVAPKAAGTTYEFNWSGKNGSGTVAPDGVYTVNLSLLNASGEAVLSDQVVDAKVTGVVNNNGTVYLGLDGGQLMELSKVRQVTQAATTPTSSDSSSSSSSSGG; this is translated from the coding sequence ATGGCCAGCAGCGTATCATCAGCAATCACCCAGGCTAACAACGAGTTCAATGCCGTTGTTGGCAAGCAAAAAAACGGCGCGAACCTCGACAAGAACGCCTTTATGCTGCTTCTGGTGACGCAGTTCAAGTATCAGGATCCGCTGAACCCTATGGACGACAAGGAATTTGTCTCCCAGATGGCGCAGTTCTCCAGCCTTGAACAGCTCATCAACCTGAATACGAGTATGGGGTCGCTGACTGACGCCACCAACAACGAGCAGATGATCAACGCTACGTCGTACATCGGCAAGCAAGTGACCGTCTCTGGCAACAGTATAGGCAAGGTGACGGACGCAACCGCAAAGACGACATCCATAACCAAGTTCCGCTTTGCGCCCAACGATGCCGTTGCCAGCGGCACCATCACGGTGCGGGATGCCGAAAACAACGTCATCTACACCGAAGCTGTGGCTCCCAAAGCAGCTGGAACCACCTACGAATTCAACTGGAGCGGCAAAAACGGCAGCGGAACAGTTGCCCCGGATGGCGTGTACACGGTCAATTTGTCCCTGCTCAACGCCAGTGGCGAGGCTGTTCTTTCCGATCAGGTGGTGGACGCCAAGGTTACAGGCGTGGTCAACAACAATGGCACAGTGTATCTGGGTCTTGATGGCGGCCAGTTGATGGAGCTTTCAAAAGTGCGGCAGGTCACGCAAGCGGCCACCACCCCCACTTCGTCCGATTCGTCCAGTTCATCAAGTTCATCTGGCGGTTAA